The sequence CCCGGCGTGGCGCTCGGGGCCACGGCGCTGCTGCGGCTGGGCGGCATGCCCGGCGCCGCGTGGACGGCCGGCGCCGCAGGGCACCTCTTCGAAGGCGCCGCCCGGCACGCCGACACCACCGAGCGGCTCGCCGTACAGGCCCGGGCGCTGGCCGACCGGCTGGGTGCCGAGGTCGTGCCGCACCCGTCGCTGGCCCCCGCCGACCGGGGCGCCGTACTCGCCCTGCGGCGGCGGCTGCACTCCGGCGCGGCACCCGGGGCACCGGACTGTGCGCTGCTGGAGCGCTCGGCCGCCGTGCCCGCCGACCTCGCCGGGCAGGCCCGCGCCCTGCTGCGCGGCGCCGAGGCCGCCGAGGCGGCGCTGACCCGGCTGCGGCAGGCGGTCACGGCCGAGCAGCAGCGGGTCGCCGAGCAGGGGTGGCGTACGGCGTGCTCCAGCCCGGTGATGCGCGCGTTCCTGGACAGCGCCGCGCCGGGACTCGCCGGCGACATCGAACGACGGCTCGCCGAGGGCCAGTCGTGGTCCGGGAAGCAGCTGCGCAAACGTACCGCCTATCTGTGGCGCATCGTGGGGCGGGCCGCCGTGAAGACCACGCCGCGCGGCTGGGCGGGCCAGATCGCCGCGCTCCCGGTGGCCGACGGACCGGACGACCGCCCACCGCTCCTCGCACCCGGCACTCCCCTCGGAGACCTCGCCGCGATCGCCGTGGAGAACGTGCACCTGCTGCGGGCCGGCTCCGCCCCCGCCGATCTGCGCACCGCCGGCCCGGCGACCCTGCTGGCGCCGACGCCCCTGCACTTCGCCGAACCGTCCACCATCGCCCCCGGCGGCCCGCCCGGCCAGGTGCGCTGTTACGTCGTGGACCCCCGTGAACCCGGCCGGCTCCGGCAGATCGTGCTGCGCCGCACCCGTGTACTGGAAAGCGTGCTGGCCCTCCTCGCCAACGGGCCGCGCACACTCGGCGAACTGGACCGCGTGCTGCCGCCGCTGAGCGCCCCGCCCGGCCGGCCGCCCGTGGCCGCGGCGGTGCTGCGCGGATTCCTCCAGCACCTGCACGGGCTCGGCGTCGTACAGATCTGCCGGGCGCCCCGGCAGCACTGCTCCGGCTGGGTGCCGGCCGAGACGGTCACCGCCGCCGGTGCCCTGCCGCCGGCGCCGGCGGGCGCGGCGGACGACTGGTTCCTCGACTCCTACCGCCGGCTCGGCACCGACGCCGCCGTGCCCGCCGCAGCCGTCGCACGCGTCCTGCGCGGGCTGCGGATCGCGGCCCGGATCGCCGCCCTCCAAGAGGCCGACCGGCCTGCCGAACCACCGGAGCGGCAGTCCTGGTTCGCCGGGCTGACCGAGCGGGCGCGCCCCATCGGCCAGATCCTCGCCGACCGGCTGAGCGCCGACGAACCACCGCCCCCGGCCCGTCGCTACACGGGCTGGCCACCGGCCCACGACCCCGCCGGCGGCTACGCCCGGCTGCTGGACCACCTCGACGCCGCCGCCCGCTCCGGCACGGCCCGCCTCGACCTGGACGACGCGCTGCTGGACTCGCTGGGCGCACCGCCCGGCGACGCCGTGCTGCCGCCCTGGCCGGTCGACTGCCTGCTGCGTCCGCTGGTCCCGTCCGCCCACGGCGGCCCGGTGGCCGTGCTGGAGACCGCCTCGTCCGCCGGGGTGCTCGACGCCCGGTTCGCCGACGGACTGCGCACCCTGCACGGCGGCTACGGCAACGGCGACGCCTACCGCGCGTTCCTCGCCGCCGTCGAGGAACGCACCGGGGTCCGCTTCGTCGACCTGCTGGTGCCGCCGCTCGCCGAGCGGTCCGCCAACGCCGTACGCCGTCCGGTGCTGACCCGCTGGTGGACCGGCGACCCGGATCCCACGCCGTACTACGGCACGCCCGGCCGGCACGCGCGCTACCTCCCGCTGGACCGCATCAGCCTGCGGCGCGCGCACGGCCGGATCGTCGCCGAGGCGGACGGCCGGCGCGTCCTGCCCGTCTACCTGGCCACCCGCTCCCCCGCCCCGCCCTACGACACCCTGGTGCGGCTGCTGCTCGCGGCGAGCCATCCGGCGTCCTCGTACCTGGTGCGCCTGGACGCGCTGGACGCGGCGCTGCCCGACCGGGACCGGCTGCCCCGGCTGACCGCGGGCGGCGACCTCGTCCTCACCCCGGCCACCTGGCGGATCGACCGCGGCCGGCTGTGGGAGCCGGGCGACGACCTGCTCGCCAAGGTCCGCGTCCTCGCTCTGCTGCGCCGGTCCGCGGGCCTGCCCCGGCACGCGTTCGTACGCACCGCCCCCGGCGCGAAACCGGTCCCGGTGGACCTCGCGTCGCTGACGGCCGTCCAGCTGATCGAGCGGCTGTGCGCCCGGGATGCGGGCTCCGCGCTGCTGGTGGAGGAGATGCTGCCGGCCCCCGAAGACCTGCTGTTGCGTGACCCGCTGCACGGCGGCGCGAGCGTCGCCGCGCAGCTCCTGCTCCGGCTCCCCCACGACCAGAGCGCCGGCCGCCTCGCCGAGGCCGCCGCCGACGCCCTGTTCCGCGGCGGCCGGCACGACGTCCCCGGCCCGTCCGCCAGACGGCCCGCCGGGGCGGCCCACACCCGATGAGTGAACAGTGAAAGGGGAAGTCCCATGCCCGCACACGAGATCACCGAACTCGACACGCTGATCAGCGACTTGGAGGAGCGGATCACCGACGAGGACCTGCCGACCGCCGCGGCGTACAGCGAGGGATGCAGCGGTCTGTGCACGATCATCGTCTGTGCCACGGTCATCATCTGTGCATGACCCTCCCGGAGC comes from Streptomyces sp. SCL15-4 and encodes:
- a CDS encoding lantibiotic dehydratase, giving the protein MEHVPAQAAQPTGAPGVALGATALLRLGGMPGAAWTAGAAGHLFEGAARHADTTERLAVQARALADRLGAEVVPHPSLAPADRGAVLALRRRLHSGAAPGAPDCALLERSAAVPADLAGQARALLRGAEAAEAALTRLRQAVTAEQQRVAEQGWRTACSSPVMRAFLDSAAPGLAGDIERRLAEGQSWSGKQLRKRTAYLWRIVGRAAVKTTPRGWAGQIAALPVADGPDDRPPLLAPGTPLGDLAAIAVENVHLLRAGSAPADLRTAGPATLLAPTPLHFAEPSTIAPGGPPGQVRCYVVDPREPGRLRQIVLRRTRVLESVLALLANGPRTLGELDRVLPPLSAPPGRPPVAAAVLRGFLQHLHGLGVVQICRAPRQHCSGWVPAETVTAAGALPPAPAGAADDWFLDSYRRLGTDAAVPAAAVARVLRGLRIAARIAALQEADRPAEPPERQSWFAGLTERARPIGQILADRLSADEPPPPARRYTGWPPAHDPAGGYARLLDHLDAAARSGTARLDLDDALLDSLGAPPGDAVLPPWPVDCLLRPLVPSAHGGPVAVLETASSAGVLDARFADGLRTLHGGYGNGDAYRAFLAAVEERTGVRFVDLLVPPLAERSANAVRRPVLTRWWTGDPDPTPYYGTPGRHARYLPLDRISLRRAHGRIVAEADGRRVLPVYLATRSPAPPYDTLVRLLLAASHPASSYLVRLDALDAALPDRDRLPRLTAGGDLVLTPATWRIDRGRLWEPGDDLLAKVRVLALLRRSAGLPRHAFVRTAPGAKPVPVDLASLTAVQLIERLCARDAGSALLVEEMLPAPEDLLLRDPLHGGASVAAQLLLRLPHDQSAGRLAEAAADALFRGGRHDVPGPSARRPAGAAHTR